Genomic DNA from Setaria italica strain Yugu1 chromosome V, Setaria_italica_v2.0, whole genome shotgun sequence:
GGCAGATCTCGAGCTCGCTATTCACTACAGCGAGTGACAGTGACATTCCATACAGATGTGAAACAAGCTTGCTATAAACCACAGGGAGTTACCTTTGCTGCATTCTTGAGACACCCCTTAAAATGCACGGAGCAAATGTAATGAAAGCTAcatctccccccccccccaccccccaacaaacacacacaaaaaaaagtaATTCCTAGAGCATAAGCAAGCAGACAAACAGAGAAATAGGCCCAAGATATTGACTAAATATATGATACAAGCATAACCAAACATATGCAGACAGTGATATGAACCAAATCACCAAAAGCGCTATCCATAACTCTCAAACACCTCATTTTAGTTTCCATGACCTGGGCACCCTGATAACAGTCTAGTCTAGCACAAAATAAATGACATGCATATTGAACTCAAGAGTACACAGGGCATACAATTAGAACATTTCAGCACTACAATAGTTGATCAGTGCTTTCTCAAGTCACAACAAcatcacaacaacaacaaattagAAAGAAATTGATAGGTTATATTCATAACAACAAATTagcaaatggagaaaatatcTCCGTCATGTCAACCCATAAAGTCCCGCTGCAATCCAATCACGAACTTTACTAATATCATCGTTGGCAGTAGCGGCAAACCAATCTGATGCAGGATCATTTTCATCACTTGTCCTACTAAGATAGGTCCCATGAGCAAACATGTCAGCACCATCCAATCCCGGTTCGTTGTTGTCCAATGCAAAATTGTGTAGCGCAAAGCATGCAACAATAATCTTTGATTGCTTCTCCATATTATATAACGGTATACCTCTTAGAATCTGCCACTTATTCTTTAACACTCCAAAAGATCGTTCCACAACATTCCGAAGGCACGAATGATGGTAGTTAAAAATTTCATTCAAATTCTCAGGACCTTTAGCATTAAACTCCGATAAATGGTACCTGCCCTTGCGATATGGCGCCATATAACCCTCACGCAGTGGGTAACCAGAATCCACCAAATAGTACTTTCCTACATATCAACATTGTTATACAAATAGCAATTTAGATTGGCACTCCCATATGTTGCATACTATAAAACTTACAAACAACATAAGATCACCTTGGGGTGGATGAGGGAAATGCTCAGCTTGGTTTAAAGCCTCCCTCAAAACAGCAGTGTCATGCACAGCACCCTTCTTCCCCGTagcgacaaatgtgaacctCATGCCCATGTCACAAACAGCTAAGACATTCTAGCTGGTGAACCCCTTTCTATTGATAAAATCATCATGTGCGTGCTCAGGGACTGACACCGGAATGTGGGttccatctatagctcctatgcaCCCATCAAAATATGGTGAGAATTGATGCAGCTTAGGATGCACGTACCTAAACAGTGGATCCATTGGCCTAATAATAGTACGTGCAAAAGAGACCACGGCATCTAACACTTCACCGAACTTCCGACTCACGGTGTCCAGTGACCTACGAAATCTATCCGACATTTGTCTCTGGCATTGTCTTGTGCCACATGCCCATAGGAACATCCCTAATGCCTCAACTGAATCACATTGTCGTGTGGATTTTAGCCCATGGTTGGACACTAAGATTGAATGCAACAACTGGAATGCAGATGGATGGAGATGGAAATTTTTGTAGCACTTCTTACTGTCAGCAAGGTTAATAGCAACCCATTGACGCCCAGTCAACTCCTGCAAGTGCAACGGACCATCTTGCACGCCACATGCACTTGAGGTAGACGATGCATACGCAGCTAACACACCAATGGTTGCACCCATGTCCCACCATGTAGACCACTCATCGTTCAACCTTGCTGGTGAGGTGCTGGTGTTGCTCGAATTTTCAGAGCTTGACTTTCCTTTCATTTTCAGACCATAACAGTGATCAGTGGTCCCAGCTTCTGTAATCAGCGATCTGGAAAAAATCTGATTCTTTGTTAAGCCTAGATATGCTAGTTTCAAGACGACATATAAAAAGCATGCCATGTTTTCTTATCTAAGAATCTCTAAAACAAAATAATAGCATATTCAGTACCCATCTTGTAACATGTTgtgccccttttcttttctttcaaaaatccTAAGTACTTAAATATGGAAATATGGAAATATGATTTCATTGCATACCTTTACGATTGACCTTCACTTGTTGATAGCCACCTCATTCATCGTGAAGACCTTCAGGCTGTAAGGTTGTAAACAATAATTTCCAAAATGTTAAAAACAACAGTAGCAGCATCATACTCAAGTGGAACGACACAAATTTATATGGATTAGTAGCATGAATAATCAAGGTCTAACACAACATAATTCACATTACAAACATGATGGCACACCATGCCATAGTCACAGTACAAATACACACATTCCTAGGTAGATGCAAATACATTGTAATCATGGACCGGTATTACTTCCTCTTGACATTATCCCAAGTCCATCAGAGCCATGCAATCCGGTTCTCTGAAGCGGTAATGCTCCTATAAGATGCACGTCGGGCTGGTGATCTAAATAGCTCAGTAGCTATGAAGTACAACTCAGACCCATTCGGTACACCATCTTGTTCGACAAGGTGCAGCATTTCTgtaacctcctcttcctcacggCTGATTAGATTTCTTTCAGTCATAGTCCTTTGAATCATGCTCTCAGATATACGCTCGACATAGTACTCCATGCTCTTAGTTCTCTTGGGTAGTGGGCTATCAACAACATGCTCCTTTCCGGACCTCTGCGACACACGACCCACACTAGACCGTCCAACAGTGTCCTCCAACCAGTCAACATTTTCATCCGCCATTGGGTCAGGGGTGTCTTCACTTCCACAGCTTGGTGTTCTATCTCCAATTCCACCAACACACAACATTGGACCGCCTTCAGTGTCCGTTGTCCCGAAAAGAGTGGTTAACTCATCATAGAATGGAAACGCCTTGCCACGGAAATGTTTGTTTGCCTCGTTCTCCTAGAAGTCATAAATAGGAAATATGTAAGCATGAGGGCAATCCGAGGTCAAAGCCGAAGGTAAATGATAGAAAGCCATAATTATTAGGACGAAAAGTAGGTATCTCAATTCGGGCTGCCCACCATTCCTCATCGCAATCAATGGTGCGGGTACTGTTGTTCCACCCGGTACCACTCTTGTCCTTTAGTTTCCTCCAATCCTTGTATTGCCTCTTAAAGGCATTAAATTTGTTCTGAAGCTGTTTGCAGGAATATTTCCTGCCCGTCTGTTGTTTGAAATTTGTATACAGGTTGTGCCAACCTACCTTGGTTAGGCCCCTTTTGTTGTAGTTGAGCTTGTTCTTCTCATCAATGCAAAGGTCTAGGAATATTTTTTAGTGTTATCATCCCAGTTGGCACGACCTGCATCCATCTGTGTGCTACTTTGAATTATATGCCTTCCTAAGTAGAAGGTGCTACTTTGAATTATATGCCTTCCTAAGTACAAAGTTTGTATGCCACACACGCAGTAGCAATGACAACATGCAAGATACGAATCAACATTTATCACAAAGGGAACAAAAAAGATGGAACTGATGCTTGCCTCGTTGTGCTTACGTCTTGCAGGAGTTGTACGCAGCAGGTACCGAGGGGCTTCATGTGGAGACCATGACGATGTAGAGGAGTTTGCCAGTGCTGCTGCCTGTGGAAGTTTCTTTTTTTGGCACACAAGGAATGCTCTCCTTAGCTAGAGTCGTATTTACTACTGTAAAAAGAATATATAAAGTGAGAAAAATTTAAAAGCCAGCCTAAACATTGTCATATTTTAATGCAGGAAGTAAATAGTAatgagcaaaaaaaaagaagaataataTTTACTGTCAAAAGGGAGGAGAGAATTTACAGTCACCTAATTTTTGCAGGCACATCCCAATTCCCACCCACTGAATGTTACTGAGTGGATTCAGTGGTTTCTATCACTAAAACTAGCCACTAACAAGATGAAAGCAGCAGCAGTGCAGATGCAAAATAGCAATGCCCATGGTGGTGATGGCCGCATTTGTGGCACTCCAGAGTAGCAGCAGTGCAGGTGCACCGTCCAGTTCAGTCAGATAGATGAGCGTCAGTTGATTTCCGAGGGCAAGGCAGATCAAGCAGGCAATGCAACATGCAGGCAGAGGTAGCCAACAATGCAGCCCTTTCAATTAGAGGTACTAGTCAGTGCAGCTGACAAAAGCACACCAGTAGTATGCAAGTTCAGAGGTGGTCACTTGAGTTTCAGATTTGGAACACTTTTGCCTCTTTCTAAAAATGAGCAGTAAGTAAAATTGGTGCAATGGATTGTTTGCCTGGCGTCTTACTGCCTATTCTAGCATAATTGACCTGAACGCCCCTAAGGTTGAGCATAGCTCATGTTTGTTCTGAATACAGGGAGTCAATAAGTCTTATATATTTTGTGTTTgctaaataaaaattatattacaATACTACCAAATGCATATAAATAGAAAGATAATAAATTAACCAAATGATAGATCGGTCTAGTCCGAAATATCTGTTGGAAACACGCCGGAGTAACTCTGAAACGTCTGTTGGAAACACGCTGGAGTAACGACTCCCAGGTCGCCGGCGAATCCCCTGGCCAAAGCACAGggacacacacgcacacacgggTAGACACTGAATTGGTGCTCGCTAACTTGGCCCTCTTCCTTGGCCTTTATGCCTTGTATTTATAGACTATTACAAGGAAAGTAATCAGGGCTTCAATCAGCCCGATGCACACAGCCACACAATTGCTAACTGTCTATTTGCAAGGGCTCTCATGGAACATTACATTTCTGTAGATGATCAACAACCATTACCATGAGTTACCATTACAACAATATGCTCCTGTCGTCCAACATACACAAGATGCACTTATAGTACAGAGCAAAATAATGGGAAGCCTTCACACTTCACACTAGTGTAGCTAACAAAATTGAAGGCACATGAGATCTTACTG
This window encodes:
- the LOC101753955 gene encoding uncharacterized protein LOC101753955 isoform X2; the protein is MENEANKHFRGKAFPFYDELTTLFGTTDTEGGPMLCVGGIGDRTPSCGSEDTPDPMADENVDWLEDTVGRSSVGRVSQRSGKEHVVDSPLPKRTKSMEYYVERISESMIQRTMTERNLISREEEEVTEMLHLVEQDGVPNGSELYFIATELFRSPARRASYRSITASENRIAWL
- the LOC101753955 gene encoding uncharacterized protein LOC101753955 isoform X1, with product MKPLGTCCVQLLQDENEANKHFRGKAFPFYDELTTLFGTTDTEGGPMLCVGGIGDRTPSCGSEDTPDPMADENVDWLEDTVGRSSVGRVSQRSGKEHVVDSPLPKRTKSMEYYVERISESMIQRTMTERNLISREEEEVTEMLHLVEQDGVPNGSELYFIATELFRSPARRASYRSITASENRIAWL